One Rosa chinensis cultivar Old Blush chromosome 5, RchiOBHm-V2, whole genome shotgun sequence genomic region harbors:
- the LOC112164056 gene encoding LOW QUALITY PROTEIN: zinc finger protein CONSTANS-LIKE 4-like (The sequence of the model RefSeq protein was modified relative to this genomic sequence to represent the inferred CDS: inserted 1 base in 1 codon; substituted 1 base at 1 genomic stop codon), with protein sequence MGFGDLSVAEEMEAVWDTRRAGRRWEVCEQPPAHVTCKADDATLCVTCDXEIHSSNPXSAADMRVLVAPFYDSLNSNDSTAVKSEAAVNFLDDRYLSDVDVDGETTEVSREEAEAASWLLPDPTDLNLGQYVFSDMDLDYGAVDPKAPDQEEQNSSGTDGVVPVQSKTVQRQSFEMELPTSKPFIYGYHGSLCHVSSSSMDVSVVPNGNMLTELLDPYPKSIGDQLTHPAAQISSAEREARVLRYREKRKNRKFEKTIR encoded by the exons ATGGGATTCGGCGATCTGTCTGTTgctgaagagatggaggcggtCTGGGACACAAGACGAGCCG GCCGAAGGTGGGAGGTGTGCGAGCAACCTCCCGCCCACGTCACGTGCAAGGCCGACGATGCAACGCTCTGCGTCACCTGCGACTGAGAAATCCACTCTTCTAACC CCTCAGCCGCTGACATGAGAGTTCTGGTGGCTCCATTCTACGACTCGCTGAACTCGAACGACTCAACCGCCGTCAAATCTGAGGCTGCGGTCAACTTCCTCGATGACCGCTACTTGTCCGACGTAGACGTAGACGGAGAGACGACTGAGGTCAGCAGAGAGGAAGCTGAGGCTGCATCGTGGCTGCTCCCAGATCCTACGGATCTGAACTTGGGGCAGTACGTGTTCTCCGACATGGATCTGGATTACGGGGCAGTGGATCCAAAAGCTCCAGATCAGGAGGAGCAGAACAGTAGCGGTACTGACGGAGTGGTCCCTGTGCAAAGCAAGACTGTCCAGCGTCAAAGCTTTGAAATGGAGTTGCCAACTTCCAAGCCTTTCATCTACGGCTACCATGG CTCTCTTTGTCATGTATCATCATCCTCTATGGATGTTAGCGTCGTGCCAAATGGCAACATGCTGACAGAGTTGTTAGATCCCTACCCCAAGTCGATCGGCGATCAGTTAACGCATCCGGCGGCTCAGATTTCATCGGCGGAACGGGAAGCTAGGGTGTTGAGGtatagagagaagagaaagaatcGAAAGTTCGAAAAGACGATTCGTTAA